The Paramisgurnus dabryanus chromosome 6, PD_genome_1.1, whole genome shotgun sequence genome has a window encoding:
- the LOC141282326 gene encoding N-lysine methyltransferase KMT5A-like: protein MDPWILASIHTQKWTGLAFKDFDAKGQGVVATKSFVKGSIVCDYHGKVITGAEGRKMIESIQGDMGYLFFFRDGEQDLCVDAETFPCECHPTENTIGRRINHSSKRANLMPVHCRMNFPEGRMYVILFKAIRDIHICEELLFDYGVKRNSFRGEGLNLEWLDE from the exons ATGGATCCATGGATCCTCGCTTCAATCCATACTCAGAAGTGGACCGGCTTGGCCTTCAAAGACTTCGACGCAAAAGGGCAAG GAGTTGTTGCAACCAAATCCTTTGTCAAAGGCTCCAtagtttgtgattaccatggcaAGGTAATCACAGGAGCAGAGGGCCGTAAGATGATAGAGTCCATCCAGGGTGATATGGGCtacctttttttttttcgtgACGGTGAACAGGATCTCTGTGTGGACGCCGAGACTTTCCCTTGCGAGTGTCACCCAACAGAAAACACCATTGGCCGAAGGATCAATCATTCCTCCAAGAGAGCAAACCTGATGCCAGTCCACTGCAGGATGAACTTCCCTGAAGGAAGGATGTATGTCATCCTTTTTAAGGCTATTAGAGATATTCATATATGTGAGGAGTTGCTGTTTGATTACGGCGTCAAGCGCAACTCTTTTCGAGGAGAAGGTCTGAACCTCGAATGGCTAGATGAGTGA